The Brachionichthys hirsutus isolate HB-005 chromosome 11, CSIRO-AGI_Bhir_v1, whole genome shotgun sequence genome includes a window with the following:
- the LOC137901398 gene encoding LOW QUALITY PROTEIN: SLIT and NTRK-like protein 3 (The sequence of the model RefSeq protein was modified relative to this genomic sequence to represent the inferred CDS: inserted 1 base in 1 codon), with product MLWVTLLSTIALGWTTPMPLLDDSEEIDEPCFEPCYCEVKEGIFHVHCDSKGFTNVSQISQVWSRPFKLNLQRNSMRKLYFNSFLHLNNAISINLGNNALQDIHAGAFNGLGILKRLFLHENKLEVFRNDTFLGLESLEYLQADYNVIKRIESGAFRHLHKLKVLILNDNLIPVLPNYLFRSVLLTHLDLRGNRLKTLPYKGTLEYVGRSLMEIQLEENPWNCVCEIVQLKTWLERIPYTALVGEITCEHPFHLHGKDLREIKRTELCPQLSDAEIEAKLGIPRVAFNNENTWPTKPSSMLSSFHNTASSVEYKERVVKPTKRPRPTKNPPTPRSIYPGQNQPPVAGYQTRPPIPIICPAGCTCNLHINDLGLTVNCKEKGFHNISELLPRPLNAKKLYLSGNLIQKIYRSDFWNFSSLDLLHLGNNRISYVQEGAFINLPNLKSLYLNGNDIERLSAGMFRGLQMLSYLYFEYNVIREIQPNSFSLMPNLQLVFLNDNLLRSLPTNAFAGTNLARLNLRNNYFLSLPVRGVLEHLTSIVKIDLHQNPWDCSCDIVPLKHWLEKLSSVIVVGDVICKTPEFAFGKDLRFLEVEVICPELKYFSGPSPALPGGDDLTTGSADLGEARGRGAXPLSVLILSLLVLFISAVFVAAGLFAFVLRRRKNLPFRKRSEVDLSGIQMQCRIFEDPPRQSVSCNPCTPEKPVPSMHAHTHGSHTHAHGHVYDYIPHPMTQMCNNPIYKPREGEIAEEDRVPFSEKKDVGCSSKGNYRTLIEKEREWTLAVSNSQLNTIVTGNPATADMAGFHENGGLCPTVIDSQRPTPTVGFVDCLYGTVPKLKDMHVAHAHPPGMQYPDLQQDARLKETLLFTTGKNCYPDPSQSDYLELRAKLQTKPDYLEVLEKSYRF from the exons ATGCTGTGGGTTACCTTGCTGAGCACCATAGCCTTAGGATGGACCACCCCGATGCCACTGCTGGACGACTCCGAGGAGATCGACGAGCCCTGCTTCGAGCCCTGTTACTGCGAGGTCAAAGAGGGAATCTTTCACGTCCACTGTGACAGTAAAGGATTTACAAATGTCAGCCAGATCTCCCAGGTATGGAGTCGACCCTTCAAGCTGAATCTGCAGAGAAACTCCATGAGGAAGCTTTACTTTAACAGCTTCCTCCACCTGAACAATGCTATATCCATTAATCTGGGCAACAACGCCCTGCAAGACATCCATGCTGGAGCGTTCAATGGCTTAGGAATACTCAAACGGCTCTTCCTACACGAAAACAAACTCGAGGTTTTCCGGAATGACACTTTTCTGGGGTTGGAGAGTTTAGAGTATCTCCAGGCAGACTACAATGTTATCAAACGGATTGAAAGTGGTGCCTTCAGGCACCTTCATAAATTGAAAGTGCTCATCCTAAATGACAATTTGATACCCGTGCTGCCGAATTACCTATTCCGGTCAGTGTTGCTCACACATTTGGACCTGAGAGGAAACAGACTAAAGACATTACCATATAAGGGCACGCTGGAGTATGTTGGGAGGAGCCTAATGGAaatccagctggaggagaacccCTGGAACTGCGTGTGTGAAATAGTCCAGCTGAAAACATGGCTGGAGAGAATCCCTTACACAGCGCTGGTCGGTGAGATCACATGTGAGCACCCGTTTCACTTGCATGGCAAAGACTTACGGGAAATAAAACGCACCGAGCTCTGTCCGCAGCTCTCCGACGCCGAGATCGAGGCCAAGCTGGGAATTCCCCGGGTCGCTTTCAACAATGAGAACACTTGGCCTACGAAACCGTCCTCCATGCTCTCCTCCTTTCACAACACGGCCTCTTCTGTGGAATACAAAGAAAGAGTTGTCAAGCCTACCAAAAGACCTCGACCCACAAAGAATCCCCCGACCCCTCGTAGCATCTACCCAGGCCAGAACCAACCGCCAGTCGCTGGCTACCAAACACGGCCTCCGATCCCCATAATATGTCCAGCTGGATGTACTTGCAACCTTCACATCAATGACCTGGGGCTAACGGTGAACTGTAAGGAGAAAGGCTTCCACAACATCTCTGAGCTCTTGCCTCGGCCACTAAATGCCAAGAAATTGTATCTCAGTGGGAACCTAATCCAGAAAATCTACCGTTCTGATTTTTGGAACTTCTCGAGTTTGGATTTACTGCATTTGGGGAATAATCGGATCTCGTACGTCCAGGAGGGCGCATTCATCAACCTGCCAAACTTGAAAAGTTTGTATCTGAATGGAAATGACATTGAGCGGCTCAGTGCTGGGATGTTTCGGGGGCTTCAGATGTTAAGCTATCTTTATTTTGAGTATAATGTCATACGTGAGATACAACCGAACTCCTTCTCCCTAATGCCAAACCTCCAGTTGGTTTTCCTCAATGACAACCTGCTACGGTCCCTTCCCACCAATGCCTTCGCCGGCACCAACCTTGCACGCCTCAACCTCCGCAACAACTACTTCCTTTCCCTGCCTGTGCGTGGCGTTCTGGAGCATCTGACCTCCATTGTTAAAATTGACCTCCACCAGAACCCCTGGGACTGCTCCTGTGACATCGTCCCCCTCAAGCACTGGCTGGAAAAGCTCTCCTCCGTCATCGTCGTTGGCGATGTCATTTGCAAGACACCCGAGTTTGCTTTTGGGAAAGACCTCCGCTTCCTGGAAGTCGAGGTCATCTGTCCTGAGCTTAAGTATTTTTCGGGGCCCTCACCAGCCTTGCCTGGCGGGGATGACCTCACCACAGGGAGCGCCGACTTGGGGGAGGCTAGGGGGAGGGGGG GTCCGCTGTccgtcctcatcctcagcctGCTCGTTCTCTTTATCTCTGCCGTGTTTGTGGCTGCCGggctttttgcttttgttctCCGTCGCAGGAAGAACCTGCCCTTCAGGAAACGTTCTGAAGTGGATCTGTCCGGGATTCAGATGCAGTGCAGGATTTTTGAGGACCCGCCGAGGCAGAGCGTTTCTTGTAACCCCTGCACTCCGGAGAAACCAGTGCCGAGTATGCACGCGCACACTCACGGGAGTCACACACATGCCCACGGTCACGTTTATGATTACATCCCCCACCCCATGACTCAGATGTGCAACAACCCCATCTATAAGCCTCGAGAGGGGGAGATAGCCGAGGAAGATAGGGTGCCATTTTCAGAGAAGAAAGACGTTGGCTGCAGTAGCAAAGGAAACTACAGAACCttgatagagaaagagagagagtggacCCTGGCGGTTTCCAACTCTCAACTCAACACCATCGTCACAGGCAACCCGGCCACGGCTGACATGGCAGGATTTCACGAGAACGGAGGGCTCTGCCCGACTGTAATTGACAGTCAGAGACCCACGCCGACCGTGGGCTTTGTAGACTGTTTGTATGGGACAGTCCCTAAACTCAAGGACATGCACGTGGCGCATGCACATCCACCAGGCATGCAGTACCCAGACTTGCAGCAGGATGCACGATTGAAGGAGACACTGCTTTTCACGACGGGGAAGAACTGCTACCCTGACCCGTCCCAAAGCGATTACCTTGAGTTAAGGGCCAAACTTCAAACCAAGCCGGATTACCTCGAAGTCTTGGAAAAATCTTACCGGTTTTAA